A region from the Vicia villosa cultivar HV-30 ecotype Madison, WI linkage group LG3, Vvil1.0, whole genome shotgun sequence genome encodes:
- the LOC131658992 gene encoding uncharacterized protein LOC131658992, whose translation MVSVSPSSAGENQTLRVGYFLKPSIHDFHFLPSHFYNSYETSTKLPLEIKYNGWRPPTEEWKTWVKKLQPKFEYLWIQTGIYGAIKASTYEIKRDDELILELASRWCSKRNTFVFPWGESTLTLEDTNACFGYSLLGCSVSNPLMNNEQVKAKEDLMEARRMFNSSKAKKVNQRAWMMYFMKTQIESKVEHEAFLVYWLSRFVFPANAYDTILKSVIPIAIHLAHGNRIALAPAILASIYRDLSLLNSVITINAITTMKSSSVTTIWAPFQLIQIWALERFLALNPRPYTIGHGLPKVARWGGVKVLKNKNLKNDLDCAGFENGFLWQPYANSLSVEAAYNENDMWKCYNPWWKQSKSNNERDNKRVKVEQHEM comes from the coding sequence ATGGTTTCTGTCTCACCATCATCTGCCGGTGAAAACCAAACTCTTAGAGTTGGGTATTTTCTCAAACCTTCCATCCATGATTTTCATTTCCTTCCATCTCATTTTTATAATTCCTATGAAACTAGCACAAAATTGCCACTAGAAATAAAATACAATGGATGGAGACCACCCACAGAAGAATGGAAGACATGGGTCAAAAAGCTACAACCAAAGTTTGAATATTTATGGATACAAACCGGAATATACGGTGCAATCAAAGCTTCTACATATGAAATAAAAAGGGATGATGAGTTGATTCTTGAACTTGCGAGTAGATGGTGTTCCAAGAGAAATACGTTTGTTTTCCCATGGGGAGAATCAACATTAACATTAGAAGACACTAATGCCTGTTTTGGTTACTCTCTTTTGGGTTGTTCTGTTTCTAACCCTCTTATGAACAATGAACAAGTAAAAGCAAAAGAGGATTTAatggaagcaagaagaatgtttaATAGTTCTAAAGCTAAAAAAGTGAATCAAAGGGCATGGATGATGTACTTCATGAAGACTcaaattgaaagcaaagtggAGCACGAAGCTTTTCTAGTTTATTGGTTATCAAGGTTTGTTTTTCCTGCAAATGCATATGATACCATTTTGAAAAGTGTTATTCCTATTGCAATACATTTAGCTCATGGAAATAGAATAGCTCTTGCACCAGCTATTTTAGCTAGTATTTATAGGGATTTGAGTTTACTTAATAGCGTCATTACAATAAATGCCATAACAACCATGAAGAGTTCAAGTGTAACTACTATTTGGGCTCCTTTTCAATTGATTCAAATATGGGCTTTAGAGAGGTTTTTAGCTCTTAATCCACGCCCATATACAATAGGACATGGTTTACCAAAGGTGGCTAGATGGGGTGGAGTTAaagtattgaaaaataaaaacttgAAAAACGACTTGGATTGTGCTGGATTTGAAAATGGTTTTTTATGGCAACCGTATGCGAATTCACTCTCTGTTGAGGCGGCTTATAATGAAAATGACATGTGGAAATGTTATAATCCTTGGTGGAAGCAATCGAAATCAAACAACGAAAGAGATAACAAGAGAGTGAAGGTTGAGCAACATGAAATGTAA